In Aciduliprofundum sp. MAR08-339, a single window of DNA contains:
- a CDS encoding Fe-S-cluster redox enzyme, giving the protein MEILAEIGDERVARVYIGKTSRGNIVEFVESTPTYNPEEKWVLIVSSLNGCPVGCKMCDAGLFYRGKLTYEEIMEQIEYPIRRRFGNEPKTKKFKVQFARMGEPSFNPAVIDVMRDLGDRYDNFFPSLSTVAPVGVDAFFEKLLSLKKEKYPHNFQLQFSIHTTDDRVRDSLIPVKKWDFEKIAEYGDRFYDDGGLKITLNFALAKENPVSADIVHHYFSPEHFLIKITPINPTVSSSLNGITNDVNLKNGLPENHREFLEKLKKFGYRVIISIGDTKENEIGSNCGMFILRYLKDKPKLLKSYTFAQDLKIDI; this is encoded by the coding sequence ATGGAGATTCTTGCCGAGATTGGTGATGAACGAGTTGCAAGGGTATATATAGGAAAGACGAGCCGGGGAAATATCGTGGAGTTTGTTGAATCCACACCCACATACAATCCGGAGGAGAAATGGGTTTTGATCGTCTCCTCTCTAAACGGCTGTCCTGTAGGATGCAAAATGTGCGATGCAGGCCTGTTTTACAGAGGCAAATTAACGTATGAGGAAATAATGGAGCAGATTGAATACCCCATAAGGAGGAGATTTGGAAATGAGCCCAAAACAAAGAAATTCAAGGTGCAGTTTGCAAGGATGGGGGAGCCAAGTTTCAATCCCGCAGTAATAGACGTGATGAGAGATCTGGGAGATAGATATGACAATTTCTTTCCCTCACTGTCCACAGTGGCTCCTGTTGGCGTTGATGCATTTTTCGAAAAACTGCTTTCTCTGAAAAAAGAAAAGTATCCGCATAACTTTCAGCTCCAGTTCTCAATACACACCACAGATGATAGAGTGAGAGATTCACTGATTCCCGTCAAAAAATGGGATTTTGAAAAAATTGCAGAATACGGAGACAGATTCTACGACGATGGTGGCTTGAAAATCACGCTGAATTTTGCACTTGCAAAGGAAAATCCGGTGAGCGCTGATATTGTACACCATTATTTTTCACCAGAGCACTTTCTGATAAAGATAACCCCCATCAACCCTACCGTGAGCTCATCTCTAAACGGAATCACCAACGATGTGAATCTCAAAAACGGTCTTCCTGAGAATCACAGGGAATTCTTGGAAAAACTTAAAAAATTCGGGTACAGGGTCATAATCTCCATAGGAGATACAAAAGAAAATGAAATAGGCTCTAACTGCGGCATGTTCATACTTCGATACCTAAAAGATAAGCCAAAACTCCTTAAATCGTACACATTCGCCCAGGATCTGAAAATAGATATCTGA
- the hutI gene encoding imidazolonepropionase → MLLIKNASQLLTLHGGIRRGSYDLGIIENGAVLIDGDRIVEVGETGELKGSSEQEIDASGRVVMPGFVDPHTHLVFAGTRENELYLKLQGYSYLEILKMGGGILRTVRATRNATKEELMYEMRRRLDYMLRNGTTTAEAKSGYGLNFETEKKMLEVINEVEHPMDLVPTFLGAHAVPPEFNNGGEYIEYLKSIIPEIAPYAKFIDVFCEKGVFSAEESMEYLEEGKKYGLVPKIHADEIEDIGCTRVAVDVGAISADHLVKTSEESLENMRRSEIIATLLPATPYMLLSKEYAPARKFIDAEIPVALATDLNPNAYTESMQMVISLAITQMRMLPEEAIAASTINAAAAIGMESEIGSIEPGKQADIIIMDAKNYQQIGYHFGVNLVDKVIKKGRIVWRKGDDILHT, encoded by the coding sequence ATGCTTCTCATCAAGAACGCTTCGCAGCTTCTCACCCTGCATGGGGGAATAAGAAGGGGAAGTTACGATCTGGGGATAATAGAAAATGGAGCAGTGCTTATAGACGGTGACAGAATTGTGGAGGTGGGTGAAACAGGAGAACTGAAGGGAAGTTCTGAGCAGGAAATAGATGCATCGGGCAGGGTTGTGATGCCCGGTTTTGTGGACCCTCACACCCATCTTGTGTTTGCAGGAACGCGAGAGAACGAGCTGTACTTGAAATTGCAGGGTTACTCCTATCTTGAAATTTTAAAGATGGGTGGTGGAATCCTGCGCACCGTTAGGGCCACGAGAAACGCCACAAAAGAAGAACTTATGTATGAGATGCGAAGGCGCTTGGACTACATGCTCCGGAACGGCACCACCACGGCAGAGGCAAAGAGCGGGTACGGATTGAATTTTGAGACGGAGAAGAAGATGCTTGAGGTTATAAATGAAGTAGAGCATCCCATGGACCTAGTACCCACATTTCTGGGAGCGCATGCGGTACCTCCTGAATTCAATAATGGGGGAGAGTACATAGAGTATCTCAAATCCATAATTCCTGAGATTGCACCTTATGCGAAATTCATTGATGTATTCTGCGAGAAAGGAGTTTTCAGTGCTGAGGAATCAATGGAGTATCTTGAAGAGGGCAAAAAATACGGGCTTGTGCCGAAGATACACGCAGATGAGATTGAGGATATAGGATGCACGCGTGTTGCTGTGGATGTCGGAGCCATCTCTGCGGATCATCTTGTGAAAACCAGCGAGGAGAGCTTAGAAAATATGAGAAGAAGTGAGATAATAGCCACGTTGCTTCCCGCCACACCTTACATGCTTTTAAGCAAGGAATACGCCCCTGCCAGAAAATTCATAGATGCGGAAATACCTGTTGCACTTGCCACTGATCTGAATCCAAATGCGTACACGGAGAGCATGCAGATGGTGATCTCTCTCGCCATAACACAGATGCGTATGCTTCCGGAAGAGGCAATTGCGGCCAGCACAATAAATGCTGCAGCAGCCATAGGAATGGAAAGCGAAATAGGGAGCATTGAGCCAGGCAAGCAGGCAGACATAATAATTATGGACGCTAAAAATTACCAGCAAATTGGCTATCATTTTGGCGTGAATCTAGTGGATAAGGTTATAAAAAAAGGCCGCATCGTCTGGAGGAAAGGTGATGATATACTTCATACGTAA
- a CDS encoding molybdenum cofactor biosynthesis protein B → MGVKEHKKHSYRLKIGVITVSSTRNEETDESGKIIMDEVEKHGHEVCEYAVVKDSKLEILHALLNFLPKCDAIVLNGGTGMSRKDVTVDSIEGILDKKLPGFGEIFRLKSYEEIGTAAMMSRALAGVCCGKLIFAIPGSKGAAKTGCQVIFSEINHMWYEINRD, encoded by the coding sequence ATGGGTGTGAAAGAGCACAAGAAACATTCTTACAGGCTCAAAATTGGAGTCATCACAGTGAGTTCAACCCGCAATGAGGAAACCGACGAATCTGGAAAGATAATAATGGATGAAGTGGAGAAGCATGGGCATGAGGTGTGCGAGTACGCGGTTGTCAAAGATTCAAAGTTGGAGATCCTTCATGCCCTTTTGAATTTCCTTCCAAAATGCGATGCTATAGTCCTGAATGGGGGCACTGGCATGAGCAGAAAGGATGTTACTGTGGATTCCATAGAAGGTATTCTGGATAAAAAATTACCCGGTTTTGGAGAAATCTTCAGATTGAAGAGTTATGAAGAAATAGGCACTGCTGCCATGATGTCCCGTGCCCTTGCAGGAGTGTGCTGTGGAAAGTTGATATTTGCAATTCCCGGCTCTAAGGGTGCCGCGAAAACAGGATGCCAAGTCATATTCAGTGAGATAAACCATATGTGGTACGAAATAAATAGAGATTAA
- a CDS encoding methionine adenosyltransferase: protein MARNIVVEEFTSTPVEERDVEIVERKGIGHPDSVADGIAESISRALSKYYLEHFGRILHHNTDQAEIVGGQAKPKFGGGQVLEPVYILLSGRATTMVNGERIPYRTIAKKAAADFLKKHYRNLDIEEDVIIDCMIGQGSVDLRGLYDTQKYLANDTSFGVGYAPMSDLEKIVYETERYINGPLKDKLPEIGEDIKVMGFRKGKKINITVAAAFVGKHTPDKDHYLNVKDELKDILTDFALKFTDKEVNYFINTGDLLDEEVFYLTVTGLSMENGDDGSVGRGNRVNGLITPYRPMSMEASAGKNPVTHVGKLYNILAFKIAEDIAKAGGGDVKEVNVRIVSQIGKPVDEPQVASIQIIPAEGVNLNRYKEEFRNIADEWLANISKITEMLVEGKINVF from the coding sequence ATGGCAAGAAACATTGTTGTAGAGGAATTCACATCAACCCCTGTTGAAGAGAGGGATGTGGAAATCGTAGAGAGAAAAGGAATAGGACATCCAGATAGTGTGGCAGATGGCATTGCCGAGAGTATAAGCAGGGCTCTGTCAAAATATTATCTTGAGCATTTTGGAAGGATTCTGCATCACAACACTGATCAGGCAGAGATTGTGGGTGGGCAGGCTAAGCCCAAATTTGGTGGTGGTCAGGTTTTGGAACCCGTTTACATACTCCTCTCAGGAAGAGCAACCACCATGGTAAACGGTGAGAGAATACCCTACAGGACCATAGCAAAGAAGGCTGCAGCGGATTTTCTCAAGAAACATTACCGCAATCTGGACATTGAGGAGGATGTGATCATAGATTGCATGATCGGCCAGGGCTCTGTGGACCTACGCGGATTATACGATACGCAAAAATATCTGGCAAATGATACATCCTTCGGCGTGGGCTATGCACCCATGAGCGATCTTGAAAAGATAGTTTACGAGACAGAGAGGTACATAAACGGACCTCTTAAGGATAAACTACCTGAGATAGGCGAAGACATAAAGGTTATGGGGTTCAGAAAAGGGAAGAAAATAAATATAACAGTGGCTGCTGCCTTTGTGGGAAAACACACCCCTGATAAGGATCACTACCTTAATGTTAAGGATGAACTCAAGGATATTTTAACTGATTTTGCGCTCAAATTCACAGATAAGGAAGTGAATTACTTCATAAACACTGGAGATCTCCTTGATGAGGAGGTTTTCTACCTCACTGTGACCGGATTGAGCATGGAAAACGGGGACGATGGCTCTGTCGGTCGTGGCAATAGGGTAAACGGATTGATAACCCCCTACAGGCCAATGAGCATGGAGGCTTCTGCGGGAAAGAATCCCGTGACCCATGTGGGCAAATTGTACAATATCCTGGCATTCAAAATTGCAGAGGACATAGCAAAGGCAGGCGGTGGAGATGTAAAGGAGGTAAATGTACGCATAGTTTCACAGATCGGCAAGCCCGTGGATGAGCCCCAGGTGGCAAGCATACAGATAATACCAGCGGAGGGTGTGAATCTAAACAGGTACAAGGAGGAGTTCAGAAACATTGCAGACGAATGGCTTGCAAACATATCAAAGATAACAGAGATGCTGGTGGAAGGGAAGATAAACGTCTTCTAA
- the moaC gene encoding cyclic pyranopterin monophosphate synthase MoaC — protein sequence MGMVDISEKKEVLRIARARGTIVLKSTTVDVIKKGEVKKGDVFETAKVAGMLAVKNTPSIIPHCHPIPVESVEFKFNMHGNRIDVECEVKAHYKTGVEMEALTGVSVALLTIWDMVKYLEKDEHGQYPMTQILGIEVVEKRKGE from the coding sequence ATGGGCATGGTTGACATAAGCGAGAAAAAAGAGGTGCTTCGCATCGCCAGGGCCAGGGGCACGATAGTGCTTAAGAGTACCACTGTGGATGTTATAAAAAAGGGCGAGGTGAAAAAGGGAGATGTGTTTGAAACAGCAAAGGTTGCGGGAATGCTGGCGGTGAAGAACACACCGAGCATTATACCGCACTGCCATCCGATTCCGGTGGAGAGCGTGGAGTTCAAATTCAACATGCATGGAAATCGCATTGATGTGGAGTGCGAGGTGAAGGCCCATTACAAGACGGGCGTGGAGATGGAGGCCCTCACTGGAGTGAGTGTAGCGCTGCTGACAATCTGGGACATGGTGAAGTACCTTGAAAAGGACGAGCATGGTCAGTATCCAATGACTCAGATTCTCGGAATTGAGGTTGTGGAGAAGAGAAAGGGTGAGTGA
- a CDS encoding aminopeptidase, with protein MAKKKDNLEDKLSMKRESMWLTLKKKDIKEAMKFAEEYKKFLKEAKTERETVEYLLTIAEKYGFKDLSKNNQLVPGDKFYVVNREKALALGVVGKKPLDGFRLVVSHIDAPRIDVKPNPLWEDADSSLALLKTHYYGGIKKYQWVSRPLAIHGIVYTKDGKRINLRIGEDPRDPVFVIPDLLPHLARKVQGERKLFDGIRGEELQLVVGNIPIEDKEIKQKVKMHVLQYLNEKYGIVEEDFNSADLEIVPAEDPRDVGFDRGLVGAYGQDDRICAYTSFRAILEVKNPTYTSIAFFYDKEEIGSDGNVGAQSNFLEYVLAKVLAMIKPNYTYPEFLEILYRTKAISADVSAAINPIFKSVHDVQNAAKAGYGVVISKYTGHGGKYGSSEATAEFMHEILTLFQNNKVPYQLAELGKVDEGGGGTIAKFFAKYGMDVVDMGPGVIGMHSPFELVSKMDVWSSYLAYKVFLSQ; from the coding sequence ATGGCAAAGAAAAAGGATAATCTGGAGGATAAACTTTCTATGAAGAGGGAGAGCATGTGGCTCACCCTGAAAAAAAAGGATATCAAAGAAGCAATGAAATTTGCTGAGGAGTACAAGAAATTCTTAAAGGAAGCAAAGACGGAGAGAGAGACTGTGGAGTACCTTCTCACCATTGCAGAAAAGTATGGGTTCAAGGACCTGTCAAAAAATAATCAACTTGTTCCTGGAGATAAGTTCTATGTTGTAAACAGGGAGAAAGCCCTGGCTCTTGGTGTTGTGGGTAAAAAGCCCCTTGATGGATTCAGGCTTGTTGTATCTCACATTGATGCTCCCCGCATAGATGTGAAACCCAATCCACTGTGGGAAGATGCAGATTCCTCCCTGGCACTTTTAAAAACCCATTATTATGGTGGTATAAAGAAGTACCAGTGGGTTTCCAGACCTCTTGCTATCCACGGCATTGTGTATACGAAGGATGGAAAGAGAATAAATCTGAGGATCGGCGAGGATCCAAGAGATCCCGTTTTCGTGATACCTGATCTGCTTCCACACCTTGCGAGAAAGGTACAGGGAGAGAGAAAGCTGTTTGATGGCATAAGGGGAGAGGAACTGCAGCTTGTGGTTGGCAACATACCCATAGAGGATAAGGAGATAAAGCAGAAGGTAAAGATGCACGTTCTTCAGTACCTCAACGAGAAATACGGCATAGTTGAGGAGGACTTCAACTCTGCAGATCTTGAAATCGTACCTGCAGAAGATCCCAGGGATGTTGGCTTTGACAGGGGTCTTGTGGGTGCCTATGGGCAGGACGATAGGATTTGCGCCTATACCTCATTCCGTGCCATACTTGAGGTTAAAAATCCCACCTACACGAGCATAGCATTCTTTTACGATAAGGAGGAAATAGGAAGTGACGGAAACGTCGGAGCACAGAGCAATTTTCTTGAGTATGTGCTTGCCAAGGTCCTCGCCATGATAAAGCCAAACTACACCTATCCTGAATTCCTTGAGATACTTTACAGGACAAAGGCCATAAGCGCAGATGTAAGCGCTGCCATTAACCCCATATTCAAGAGTGTGCACGACGTACAGAACGCAGCCAAGGCCGGCTATGGAGTTGTCATATCCAAATACACTGGCCATGGAGGAAAGTATGGCTCAAGTGAGGCAACCGCAGAGTTCATGCACGAGATTTTAACACTCTTCCAGAATAACAAAGTGCCCTACCAGCTTGCTGAGCTGGGCAAGGTGGACGAAGGTGGAGGTGGCACAATAGCCAAGTTCTTCGCCAAGTATGGAATGGATGTGGTGGACATGGGTCCAGGCGTCATAGGCATGCACTCACCATTTGAACTGGTGAGCAAGATGGATGTATGGAGCTCCTACCTCGCCTACAAGGTCTTCCTCTCTCAATAA
- the queA gene encoding tRNA preQ1(34) S-adenosylmethionine ribosyltransferase-isomerase QueA, with the protein MYSLQKYNFHLPEELIAQEPVEPRDHARLMVLHEGIEHRFFYDLPEYMEREDVLILNDTRVIRARLKGIKDTGGKVEILILERIDENFYRCLVKGKKIRPGTVLIFEDIKGVVHRKDEGMCDIEFSGDIMELARKRGEVPLPPYIKKKVPEADKKYQTVFARKDGAVAAPTAGLHFTPELLKKIEEKGVKVGYITLHVSYGTFKPVKTEDIRMHRVDEEYYVVSDEVADMINNRSGRLFAVGTTVMRALESSAVEGKIYASQGYTNIFIYPGYKFQAGVDALITNFHVPRSSLIMLVTAFGGYDRIMQAYRVAVEKRYRFYSFGDAMLIFKM; encoded by the coding sequence ATGTACTCCCTGCAAAAATACAATTTCCACCTGCCTGAGGAACTGATAGCCCAAGAGCCCGTAGAGCCAAGGGACCACGCCCGCCTTATGGTTCTGCATGAGGGCATAGAGCACAGGTTCTTCTACGATTTACCCGAGTACATGGAAAGGGAAGATGTGCTCATACTCAACGATACCCGTGTTATAAGGGCAAGACTCAAGGGGATAAAAGATACTGGCGGAAAGGTTGAGATCCTTATTTTGGAGAGAATAGATGAGAATTTCTATCGCTGCCTGGTCAAGGGGAAGAAGATCCGCCCAGGCACTGTGCTCATATTTGAGGATATAAAAGGAGTTGTGCACAGGAAAGATGAGGGCATGTGTGACATTGAATTCAGCGGAGACATAATGGAACTTGCAAGGAAGAGGGGCGAGGTTCCACTGCCTCCGTACATAAAGAAGAAGGTTCCAGAGGCGGATAAAAAGTATCAGACAGTGTTTGCGAGGAAGGATGGGGCAGTGGCGGCACCCACCGCAGGATTGCACTTCACACCGGAACTTCTAAAAAAGATAGAGGAGAAGGGTGTGAAAGTGGGATACATAACACTGCATGTGAGTTACGGCACTTTCAAACCTGTTAAAACGGAAGACATAAGAATGCATAGGGTGGACGAGGAGTACTATGTGGTCAGCGATGAAGTTGCGGACATGATAAACAACCGCAGCGGAAGGTTATTCGCGGTGGGCACAACGGTTATGAGAGCCCTTGAAAGCTCCGCAGTGGAAGGAAAGATTTACGCATCCCAGGGATACACCAATATATTCATCTACCCCGGTTACAAGTTTCAGGCAGGGGTGGATGCTCTAATAACAAATTTCCATGTACCCAGATCTTCCCTCATAATGCTTGTGACAGCCTTCGGTGGCTACGATCGGATTATGCAAGCGTACAGGGTCGCTGTGGAGAAAAGATATAGATTTTACAGCTTCGGAGATGCAATGCTCATTTTCAAAATGTAG
- a CDS encoding NAD(P)/FAD-dependent oxidoreductase: MAKKVGIIGAGPSGISAAVQLTRYGISTTVFEKRKIGGLVENAYRIDNSMLYPDGISGREFVKILEDYARRYRIDIKKEEVLRVEKNEKFIIHTREGEYVFSYLIVATGTKPKKLDIPGAKYHITDIEDERRVMIIGGGDIALDYALSASEIGEAIVLHRSELKAIPSLQEEVQKNPRVRLVRGVLHSWNGSRAVTSAGIFDVDVILVAIGRVPNIDIVRHITSDRMFIVGDARNGIYRQSSLAIADGIRAAMKIWRCEKYGDSCRDW; encoded by the coding sequence ATGGCTAAAAAGGTGGGAATAATAGGGGCGGGCCCATCGGGCATAAGCGCCGCTGTGCAGCTCACCAGGTATGGCATATCAACAACTGTATTTGAAAAGAGGAAAATTGGAGGCTTGGTTGAAAACGCGTACAGAATTGATAACTCAATGCTCTATCCAGACGGAATTTCTGGCAGAGAGTTCGTTAAAATCCTTGAAGATTATGCAAGAAGATACAGGATAGATATAAAAAAAGAGGAGGTTCTAAGGGTGGAAAAGAATGAAAAATTCATTATTCATACCCGGGAGGGAGAGTACGTGTTTTCTTACCTTATCGTGGCCACGGGCACCAAGCCGAAGAAACTGGATATTCCTGGGGCTAAATACCACATAACCGATATTGAGGATGAGAGGAGAGTAATGATAATTGGTGGGGGCGATATCGCACTGGATTACGCGCTCAGTGCCTCTGAGATTGGAGAGGCTATCGTTCTGCATCGCAGCGAGCTTAAGGCAATACCATCATTGCAGGAAGAAGTGCAAAAAAATCCCAGGGTAAGGCTGGTTAGGGGAGTGCTTCACTCATGGAACGGAAGCAGGGCCGTAACCTCTGCAGGCATTTTTGATGTTGATGTTATTCTGGTGGCCATTGGAAGGGTTCCAAATATAGATATAGTCCGTCACATTACCTCCGATAGGATGTTCATTGTGGGAGATGCAAGGAACGGAATATACCGCCAGAGTTCACTTGCAATAGCGGACGGGATCAGGGCAGCGATGAAAATATGGAGGTGTGAGAAGTATGGAGATTCTTGCCGAGATTGGTGA
- a CDS encoding MEMO1 family protein, giving the protein MRYPAVAGQFYPGEKKELQIMLNQLFIHPLGPGEVPSLSPDGPRKIIGGVVPHAGYIFSGPVAAHFYAALAKDGFPDTFIIIGPNHYGIGSGVAVTLEDFITPLGRVQIDRELAKEIAREMVDIDDYAHRYEHSIEVQLPFLQFFKREIKFVPISMLIQEYEIAVELGKIIKDAIEGKDVVVIASSDFSHYIPRQNAYRKDALAIEKILKGDTRGLYDVIAKHSITMCGYGPITAMLTATGGKATLLKYATSGDVQPMQDVVGYAAIKVEK; this is encoded by the coding sequence ATGAGGTATCCTGCAGTTGCCGGCCAATTTTACCCGGGTGAGAAGAAAGAACTGCAGATAATGCTCAATCAACTTTTTATCCATCCTCTTGGGCCTGGAGAGGTTCCTTCTCTCTCACCAGATGGGCCCAGAAAGATCATCGGTGGCGTGGTTCCCCATGCTGGTTATATATTTTCAGGACCTGTGGCAGCACATTTTTACGCCGCGTTGGCCAAGGACGGTTTTCCGGATACATTCATAATAATCGGGCCAAACCACTATGGAATTGGATCAGGTGTGGCAGTGACCCTTGAAGATTTCATTACCCCCCTTGGAAGGGTTCAGATTGATAGGGAACTGGCAAAGGAGATAGCAAGGGAAATGGTGGATATTGATGATTACGCACATAGATACGAGCACAGCATAGAGGTTCAACTTCCATTTTTACAGTTTTTCAAGAGAGAGATAAAATTCGTTCCCATTTCCATGCTCATTCAAGAGTACGAAATAGCCGTTGAACTCGGGAAAATAATAAAGGATGCCATAGAGGGTAAGGATGTCGTGGTCATAGCATCATCAGATTTCTCCCACTACATTCCAAGACAGAATGCGTACAGAAAAGATGCACTTGCAATTGAGAAAATCTTGAAGGGCGATACAAGGGGTCTTTACGACGTGATTGCCAAGCACAGTATAACCATGTGCGGATATGGCCCAATAACGGCAATGCTCACAGCCACAGGAGGAAAGGCCACACTTCTAAAATATGCAACAAGCGGCGATGTACAGCCTATGCAGGATGTTGTTGGTTACGCTGCAATTAAGGTTGAAAAATAA
- a CDS encoding isochorismatase family protein: MHREDYLTPSFIESMRKRYFRPRKLEWINPKGIAVLGIDLQRYFLERDKKAYLPSAPRLIQRLRDFYSFAKGLEIPIIMTRHCHGGDIMEGWWGDTMPCNHDTEIINEMREYGDEIVEKRTYDAFYRTDLENILREKNVNTVIITGVMTHLCCETSARSAFVHGLYVIFPIDGTVTQNSELHEGTIRAISHGFAPVPTLEEVKSWLKRWE, from the coding sequence ATGCACAGGGAGGATTATCTCACCCCATCGTTCATTGAAAGTATGAGAAAAAGATATTTCAGGCCCAGAAAATTGGAATGGATAAATCCGAAAGGAATCGCCGTTCTTGGCATAGACCTGCAGCGCTATTTTTTAGAGCGAGATAAAAAGGCATACCTGCCCAGCGCCCCACGGCTGATACAGAGACTGCGGGATTTCTATTCATTCGCAAAGGGCCTTGAGATTCCGATAATAATGACAAGACACTGCCATGGTGGAGACATCATGGAAGGATGGTGGGGCGATACCATGCCCTGCAATCACGACACGGAAATAATTAATGAGATGAGAGAGTATGGAGATGAGATTGTTGAGAAGAGAACCTACGATGCGTTTTACCGCACAGACCTTGAAAATATTTTGAGGGAGAAAAATGTGAATACGGTAATCATCACTGGAGTGATGACTCATCTGTGCTGTGAAACCTCCGCAAGATCCGCGTTCGTTCATGGACTCTATGTGATATTTCCCATCGATGGCACGGTCACGCAGAATTCCGAGCTTCATGAGGGAACAATAAGGGCAATTTCCCACGGTTTCGCTCCCGTGCCCACGCTTGAAGAGGTGAAATCATGGCTAAAAAGGTGGGAATAA
- the rimI gene encoding ribosomal protein S18-alanine N-acetyltransferase: MIYFIRKFQEEDLLDVLNIANESLTENYIPELFLDIHRIWPEGFLVAVARDVVGFIAGIKQRTGARILLLAVRSGFRNRGIGSALMKRFITICKSEGMLSVRLEVRTKNLRAIEFYKKFGFNIISYVPNYYTNGDDAYIMWREI; this comes from the coding sequence ATGATATACTTCATACGTAAGTTTCAGGAGGAGGATCTGCTGGATGTGCTCAACATAGCCAACGAATCTCTGACGGAAAATTACATCCCTGAGCTTTTTTTGGATATACACAGGATCTGGCCAGAGGGATTTCTTGTAGCGGTGGCTAGAGATGTGGTGGGCTTCATAGCGGGGATAAAGCAGAGGACAGGGGCCAGAATTCTTCTTCTTGCGGTTAGGAGTGGGTTCAGAAATAGGGGCATAGGCTCTGCTCTTATGAAGAGGTTTATCACAATATGTAAATCTGAAGGCATGCTATCCGTGAGACTGGAGGTACGCACAAAAAATCTTAGGGCAATTGAATTTTATAAAAAGTTTGGATTTAACATAATTTCCTATGTGCCAAATTACTACACAAATGGTGATGATGCCTATATAATGTGGAGGGAAATATGA
- the rpsB gene encoding 30S ribosomal protein S2 codes for MVELLIDENTYFTAGVHIGTQVKNRDMIKFIYKVRNDGLYLLDITKTDERIRLAAKFLARYAPEDILVVSQRQYGQKPSIKFAEAIGGAKVVPGRFIPGILTNPKLPGYMEPKVILINDPAADTQALKEAVKSKIPIVALCDANNRTSYVDLVIPTNNKGRRALALIYWLLAREILKERGEIKSNEEFKYTIEDFEAPL; via the coding sequence ATGGTGGAATTGCTGATAGATGAAAACACGTACTTCACGGCGGGCGTGCATATAGGTACCCAGGTGAAGAACAGGGATATGATAAAATTCATATACAAGGTTCGCAACGATGGCCTATACCTACTGGATATAACTAAGACAGATGAAAGGATACGCCTGGCAGCAAAGTTCCTGGCCAGATATGCACCTGAGGATATCCTTGTTGTGTCCCAGAGACAGTATGGACAGAAACCGTCCATAAAATTTGCAGAGGCCATAGGTGGAGCGAAGGTCGTACCTGGTAGATTCATCCCAGGCATACTCACAAATCCAAAACTTCCAGGATACATGGAACCCAAGGTCATTCTCATAAACGACCCTGCGGCGGACACTCAGGCCCTCAAGGAGGCTGTTAAATCCAAGATACCGATTGTTGCCCTATGCGATGCAAACAACCGTACAAGTTATGTAGATCTCGTAATACCAACGAATAACAAGGGTCGCAGAGCTCTCGCTCTCATATACTGGCTTCTCGCAAGAGAGATCCTCAAGGAAAGGGGAGAAATAAAGAGCAACGAAGAATTCAAGTACACCATTGAGGACTTTGAGGCACCCCTATGA